The sequence CAAAAACAAAACATTCGCCTTCCCACAAACTTTCTTCTGGTGGTACTTCTTCTAAATATTTGAGAATGCCGCCTTTGAGGTGATAGACTTCTTCAAATCCTTGGGAAAGCAGGTAAGAAGTAGCTTTTTCGCAACGAATTCCCCCAGTACAAAACATTGCGACTTTCTTGTTTTTATTCTGATTTAAGTTTTTACTAGCGTATTCGGGAAATTCGCGAAATGATTCAGTTTGCGGGTTTTCTGCACGTTTAAAAGTACCAATACTTACTTCGTAATCGTTGCGGGTATCGATTACCGTTACTTCTGGATTAGAAATTATTTCATTCCAGTCTTTAGGATTAACGTAAGTTCCAACTTGTTCGCTGGGATTAACTTCCGATAAACCCAAAGTCACAATTTCTTTTTTTAACCTTACCTTCATTCGTTGAAATGGCGGAGATTCTGCGATAGATTCCTTGTATTCCAAATCTGTAAACCGAGAATCGGAGCGTAAAAAATCTATAACTATATCAATTCCTTGACGAGAACCCGCAATGGTTCCATTGATACCTTCTTGCGCCAGTAAAAGAGTTCCCTTGATTTCATTTGCTTCACAAGTAGATAACAAAGGCTGTCTTATTTGGGCGTAATCTGGCAATTTCACAAATTGATATAATGCGGCAACTATTACAGACATGATAATTATGGATTCTAGATTTTAGATTTATGCAAGTCCCCCTTCTGTAAGCGGGTTTAAAGCAATTTTAACGTCTAAAATACTAATTTAATTAAGAACTGAGTTTAATAGCGCTTTTGTTTAACAGGAGCAACTTCCTATAATAATAGGACTTACGTAAAAGTTATGGAATTCTGTCATTATATTCACCCGTAGGGTGTGGATCATCTCTCGAAACGCGCTCGTTTGCTTCCCTACAATTCGTTCTTATCGTAATGATAATTTTTAGTTGCGTAGATGATTAATACAATAAAAAAAGCCTACCTAAGTAGACTTTGCGTATCACATTCATTTCAAAATTGTTAGTAATAACTACTCATTTATTTCTGACTGTCGTTTGCGAGCTAAAGTAATTGTTCTAGTATTTTCAGCAATCACGGCAATATTACCAAGTACCCCGATTAAATTTGCCGCTGGATTGGTATCTCTACTATTCCTATTAGAGGTAACCATCCCTATCATCACACCTGCAACAAATACATACCCAAGGATTTTTAAATTATTTATTCCCCGGTTGAGATAAATCATAGCAGCAGGGAGTAAAAAGAATGATAGAACACCAGCTATGGCAGGATTTTTACCTGCTAATTCATCGGTTCTTTCTATATCTCTTGCAGTTGGAACAAAAGGATTCCAAGGTGAGTTATTTTCTTGGTCTTGATTAGAATTAAATGTCATTTTAGTGTTTTATTATTCAAATATTTTCTATAACTTTGTCATAATTATTAAATCAATAGCAACCGAAATATTACTATAGAATTAAAGTCTTTTTCAATTATAACTCTTTTAATTTATCTAAAATTAAGAAATTGTTTCACCGAATACTATTCTCTTGGTATCATAATATCCAAGTGATTTATATTGTAGATAAAATTAAAGCCCACCGGAATAAGCTTTTAGCTATATTTAGCTATATCTTGTGGGCTTTGATGTAATTAGCTCAAGCCTCCAAACAACACCATCAAACCTATACCTAAAACAATCAAAAATCCCGCAGTAACGAATGAACCAAAACGATGGTAGCTATTAACAACCGTACCATTTTCGCTTTTTAATTCGATTAAATCCATCCAGGGTGCAACACCACGACGGAACCAACCTACAGAGGAAACATTCATATTAATTAAACTTTCTACCCGCTTCATTCCAAATAAGAAATTACCAATGGAACCAAATCGAGAAGCATAACGCAAATAAAGCATTCCGCTGGGATCTTGTATTTTCAAATCGGAACCAAACTTATAACCAGCGTCACCTCGTCCAATTAATTTTCCTTGAAGTTTTGCAGGACGACCTCTTAAAGGACTAGCATAAGGATCGGACATTAAAGTGAGAACGTCTGTTTCTACTGCTTTTTCGTAATTCGGGTACGTTACAAAAGCTTTAATAATTATTCCGATTGCCACACCAATTAACGGACAAGCAACAAACAAACCAGGATTATTTAAACCAGAACTCTCAAGGATAATCCCAACTGCAATCCCAACAAATAAACCAATAGTTTCGGCAGCAAAGAATAAAATATCCGTGAAAAAGTTGCCGTAAAGCTTCTTTTTATTTAGATTCTTACCTTCCCCAACAACTTTCCCCATATCGAATTCGGTTTCTAAACCTAATTGCTCGGCATAGGTACTCAATGCACGCACTCGTTTACCAGTTAGGGGGTGAGTTGAACTCAATTCCATCCACCAACCCCAAGGATTAAACATATCCCAGAGAAATACTCGACCAATTTTTTCTGGTTTGGAAGCGATGCGGTAAGCGTTTCCTGTAGTTGCAGCAGCTTTAGCATCGTAAATACCCAAAGCGCGGGTTCCTTCTATTAAACGGCTGGGTTCTTTTGCTCTGGAACCTTCTTCGACAATTCCGTAAGCTATCTTTACTAAAGAGCGAGATAAACCATTCGGATTCCCCGTAACTTCTGCTGCAAAATGATCTGCAAAATATTCCCTAGTGCGGGAAAGATATAGCAGCAAGTAAGTACCGATAAAGTAAAAAATGTACGCTGCAAGTGAGGCTGACTTGGCAGCATCGGCAATTTTACTATCACCCATACTACGACCTAAAGTTCTCGCCGTAGTGTAGATTAAATAGCAAATTTGTACCAAAGTTGAAGCTACTGTCATTACCGCAAAGTCCCAATGGACAATATGTCCGAGTTCGTGAGCGTAAACTGTTGCAACTTCATCATCATCGAGATAAGTAAAAAGTCCCCTACTTACCACCAAACGAGCGCTATTAGGTAATGAACCGTAAGTAAAAGCCGTGGGATTTTGGTCTTCAATTATGCCCAAACGCGGAGTTTTGATTTTCTTCTGCTGACAAACCCGACGAATAACTCTTATTGTTTCTGGGCTGAGGTTTTCAATTTCTGCCAACTCCACCCAACGAGTTTTGTACAGCCAATTTTGAGTTAAATCCATCAAAAATGGAGATAAGAAAAAAGCCGCTATATTGAACAGTACAGTAATCGCGATCGCAATTCCCAAACCAGCAACTGGATTCTCGCTATCGGCAATCAAGATTATACCCAAAGCCAACACCAGTACCATGCCAAACATCAAAGACATGGTTACGGTAGAAGCTAAAGCCAGATTTCCACCAACCCCTGCCATCGCTAACTTTACGCCAGCAGCACCTACAGCTTTTTTAACCGTGTTGGGTTCTTCCGTGGCTTCAGTTTCCGTTGTTGAGTTATTCAGCTTCTGGTACATATTGCCAGCCCAGTCACTGACTTTGGTATGTTCGCTTTGCATCAGCCTTTGACAGAGAATCAAAGCTTTCTCGATTTCTCCAGTTGCTTTATATCCCCTTATCAACCACATCTGAGCCGTACAGTATTCAGCAGAACTCTGTTCGGCACAATTACGACAATATTGTTCTAGTAGTGGGATTGCTTCTTGATAGCGCCCTTCCTTAGCAGCATCAATTCCAGCTTGCAATGACATAAAATTTTATCTAAATCTAAAAAGTTATCTGTGTTCGATTGATACTTAATAAATTCAGCTTTTGTCATCGTTATTCCTAAAAAGTTAATGTAAACATACGTAAACAAGAATATATAAGGATTTTAAGGCTAATCTTTACATTTATGCGGAATATACACAATAAATCAAATAGTTAAAGTATAATTTTTAAAAATGGCGACTGAAGTTACTGCTAAGTAGTCGTACAAAATTAATTTTATATTCTAAAAGCTGGAGGTTGGGTTGAAGCTCGTGTAAGCGCAGCTTTCTCGTAGAGTAACCCAACCTACGAAGCTACTGTTGCAAGCCAACAGCATACACTTTAATAATTTTCGTAACTGCTAAGTGCTAACTGCTCACTGATAACTGTTCACTGTAACAGGTACTTTCTTTTCTGATTTATTTCCAACTTCCAAACTGAGAGACTCACCACTACGTCTAGCTTCCCAGGGACCATAATCCCAGCTACCGATTCTCCATTGCCCTTGGATGTAGTCTTCATCTTCGGAAATTGTACCAACGTATTCTATTGCATCAGGAGAACTTGTAAAATAACTTTTGATAAAGCTAATACGACGACCTACAACTTCACCGCTTAACTTAGCTTCTCCTAAATAGGAATCATCCAAAACCCTGCCAGATAGACTATTCCCGCTTTGAACAAGTACAACTTCAAAACGAGTCGGATTTCCATTTTGCCAATAAGTTCCCAGCCAAGTACCGTTTACATCAGACATAATCAGTGAACAGTTATCAGTGAACAGTGAACAGTGAACAGTGAACAGTTACCAGTTATCAGTTACCGGTTATCAGTTACCAGTTAAAAATACTTAATTACCCCAATTACCAACCACCAATTACCAATTACCAATTCCCAATTCCCAATTCCCAATCCCCAATCCCCATTTTAAGAATGCTTGAATACAACAGAAAGATTGTTTGCTGGCATTGGATAGGTTTTTTGTAGAATTAGATGATTGGTTTTAGCGACTTCTACCACATCTTCTAAATTACGTACTCCCCATTCCGGGTTCTGTTCTTGCAAATACTCGCTAAAGGCTGCATTAGAAGGTGCCGTATGTTCCCCACCTTGTTTGTATGGCCCATATAAATATAGAATACCTCCCGATGGAAGTATGCGACCAGCTGCTGCTATTAATCCCAAGCAAGCAGGCCATTTTGAAATGTGAATCATATTAATATTCACAATCGCACAAATATCAGATATTTCCGATAATATCTCCTTCTCTGCTTTCCAAACCGGCTGACTTGCATCAATATCGAGGGGTTGGGAAAGATTTTCACTGGGGCAATATTGTGCCCATGCACTGATACTTTCACGCAGCGAAGCATCAGGATCGGAAGGAATCCATTTTCTCGGTTTTAATTGCGGTGCAAAATATGCAGCATGTTCTCCCGTACCGCTGGCAATTTCTAAAACCGTGCCAGTGGGTGGCAAAACTTCTAACAATACTTGTAAAATTGGTTCGCGGTTGCGCTCGGTTGCTAGGGCGCGTTTTCTTTTATCCACTAATTGTCTACTCTCCCCGACAACGCTTGGTTTATTTAGCTTAGCTTATCATTTGTAGGAAAATGTGTTTAATAGTCGGTATTGTTAATCGTCAATCGCCCGCAGCCTCGAAGGCTGGGGCTACAGTTGCGAAGCCCACCTTCGTGGGCTGGATTTCGTTGTGTTTTTCGATATTTTTAAATAAGTTGATGAATTTTATTGACTGCATTGATTAATAAAAAAGATGCTGTTTCGATTTCTTGTTCGGTTGTAAATTTGCCAATCCCAATTCTTAATGCTCCCTCAGTTATATTCTGGGAAAGATTCATCGCTTGTAAAACGTGAGATGGAGCCATTGTTCCCGACGAGCAAGAAGCACCTGTGGAAATAGCTAATTGCTCACGTACTCTAGCAATAATCGCACTATTAGGAATTCCAGGAATAGAGATATGTAAGTTACCCGATAAACGGTTGTTTAAATCTCCATTCACAACTAAGTCGGGAATTTTAGATTGCAGCGAGTGTTGTAGCTTGTCTCGGAGGATTGCGTTAAGCGAAGCTCACCGAAGGTATCGCGCTTTCGTCTGCTTCCATTTCCAATTTTCTTAATTCACAAGCTTCCCCTAAACCAGCAATTCCGGGAACGTTAAGCGTGCCGGATCTGATTCCCTGCTGATGTCCGCCACCATATATAATCGGTTGCAGATGATAGCCTTTTTTGATTACTAATGCACCAATACCTTTAGGAGCATAAAGTTTGTGACCGGAAATTGCCAGATAGGTAATACCCCAGTCTGAGCAATTAATAGAAATCTTACCAACTGCTTGGGAAGCATCGCATAAGAAGGGGATATTATATTTTTTAGCAATTAAGCCAATTTTTTCAATTGGGTAAATTGTCCCCACTTCGTTGTTCACAGCCATTATACAAAGTAAGGAAGCACCATCAGAGCAAACTTTTTCTAGATGTTCTAAATCTAGTTGAGCTTGTGAGTTGACTTTTAACCAAACAATTTCTACAAGTCCTTTTTTAGTTAATGCTTGAACGGTATCTAAAACTGCTTTGTGTTCAACTGGGGAAACAATTATTTTTGAAGGAGTATTCTGTTGAATATGTCCTTGAATTACCAAATTAATGCTTTCTGTTGCACCGGAGGTAAAAATAATTTCTTTTGCAGAAGCATTAATGAGTCCAGCGATTTGTTGACGCGCTCGTTTAACTGCTTGCGCTGCTGCATCTCCATAGTAATGGTCTACACTGTTAGCATTACCGAAAGCATTAGTCATATAATGCATGACTTTTTCTGCTACTCTAGGGTCAACGGGAGTAGTTGAATGATAATCAAGGTAGATTATATTTTCTTGCATACTCATTCTTTGTTATTTGATTCTATAAAAAACTTCTGAATAATTAGGAACGGAGAGAGCGTAACGTGAAGGTAGGAAATAAAGCAACCATCTCATCAAGCTTTGCCATGCTCTTTCGGGATTTAAATTAGGAAGATTTGCACTGAGCAAAGATGCTAAAAAATCTCGGACAACACCAAATCTTTGAGGAACTTGAACAAATTTATCTATTTTTTGAATTATCGGTTTTTCTAAAAGCTTTATACCGACGTAAGCATTAAAATTATTTTGATTAAGATTAGGGATAATATTCAGATATTTTAAATCGTTGATGGCATGATTACGAGCTATAGCTGTAAGTTTATCTTCTTTTCCAGAATAAGCTAGGTAAAGTTCTTCTGGATTTCTTAAAGTTGGTATCCAATTTTCATTACTTACGATATCCAAAGATAAATCAACTGAAAATCGTAGCTGTTCCAAAGGAATATTTTGATTTTCTATTTGATTAATTCTAGTGAGATATTCTTTGTATATAGCACTTTTCACTTGGATGCAATACAAATTCGACCTCACCCCCGTCCCCTCTCCTTAATAAGGAGAGGGGTGTCCAAAGGACGGGGTGAGGTTTCGAGTGTATTGAACTCAACTGAAAACCGCATCTTGAAGTAATTCTTCCTTAAGTTGAGCAACTGTTTTTCCTTCTTCTAATAAGGATTCTATATCTAGCTGTAAAACTTCTGCAAAGTTACGTGCTGATTGCTTATTATTCGTAACTCCAAATAGTTCATCAAGAGAAGGCGGAAATTCAATTTCAATTCCCCACCAACGTTCAGTAGGGTCGTAATTATTAACTAAATTTTGGTCTAATTCTAATTCTCTTCCAGCACGAACTACGGAAACACCAATATTTTTCTTAGCATGTTGTCCATGTGGTAGACTTCCAGGATTTTTTCCTGATTTAGCTTGACGTGGTTCTTCTTTCGCGAAAGAAAAACGAATCTTTACTTTGATTTACCTGCTGTTTGCGCTCCCCACAAAGTAGCTCCACCTCAGATGCACCAGCTTGTATCGCATTATCCATTAACTCGGCGATCGCATAAGCAGCATTTTTGTAACCGTTGTCGCGCATTGCTTGTACTGCTAGATGAGCCGGAACGATATCGTGGGGGTTTAAGCGTAAACCCAATTAGCACTAAATCCCTGGTTACTTGCTAAGGTAATTAAAGGTTGAAGAGTGATTTCATAAGCATTGGTAAGAA comes from Rivularia sp. PCC 7116 and encodes:
- a CDS encoding rhodanese-related sulfurtransferase; translation: MSVIVAALYQFVKLPDYAQIRQPLLSTCEANEIKGTLLLAQEGINGTIAGSRQGIDIVIDFLRSDSRFTDLEYKESIAESPPFQRMKVRLKKEIVTLGLSEVNPSEQVGTYVNPKDWNEIISNPEVTVIDTRNDYEVSIGTFKRAENPQTESFREFPEYASKNLNQNKNKKVAMFCTGGIRCEKATSYLLSQGFEEVYHLKGGILKYLEEVPPEESLWEGECFVFDQRVAVRHGLEPGSYDMCPSCGHPISDDDKASSKYEEGISCPYCFDHLTEDKKAKMQEKKRQREE
- a CDS encoding zinc metalloprotease HtpX; the protein is MSLQAGIDAAKEGRYQEAIPLLEQYCRNCAEQSSAEYCTAQMWLIRGYKATGEIEKALILCQRLMQSEHTKVSDWAGNMYQKLNNSTTETEATEEPNTVKKAVGAAGVKLAMAGVGGNLALASTVTMSLMFGMVLVLALGIILIADSENPVAGLGIAIAITVLFNIAAFFLSPFLMDLTQNWLYKTRWVELAEIENLSPETIRVIRRVCQQKKIKTPRLGIIEDQNPTAFTYGSLPNSARLVVSRGLFTYLDDDEVATVYAHELGHIVHWDFAVMTVASTLVQICYLIYTTARTLGRSMGDSKIADAAKSASLAAYIFYFIGTYLLLYLSRTREYFADHFAAEVTGNPNGLSRSLVKIAYGIVEEGSRAKEPSRLIEGTRALGIYDAKAAATTGNAYRIASKPEKIGRVFLWDMFNPWGWWMELSSTHPLTGKRVRALSTYAEQLGLETEFDMGKVVGEGKNLNKKKLYGNFFTDILFFAAETIGLFVGIAVGIILESSGLNNPGLFVACPLIGVAIGIIIKAFVTYPNYEKAVETDVLTLMSDPYASPLRGRPAKLQGKLIGRGDAGYKFGSDLKIQDPSGMLYLRYASRFGSIGNFLFGMKRVESLINMNVSSVGWFRRGVAPWMDLIELKSENGTVVNSYHRFGSFVTAGFLIVLGIGLMVLFGGLS
- a CDS encoding DUF938 domain-containing protein; the protein is MDKRKRALATERNREPILQVLLEVLPPTGTVLEIASGTGEHAAYFAPQLKPRKWIPSDPDASLRESISAWAQYCPSENLSQPLDIDASQPVWKAEKEILSEISDICAIVNINMIHISKWPACLGLIAAAGRILPSGGILYLYGPYKQGGEHTAPSNAAFSEYLQEQNPEWGVRNLEDVVEVAKTNHLILQKTYPMPANNLSVVFKHS
- a CDS encoding cysteine desulfurase family protein; amino-acid sequence: MQENIIYLDYHSTTPVDPRVAEKVMHYMTNAFGNANSVDHYYGDAAAQAVKRARQQIAGLINASAKEIIFTSGATESINLVIQGHIQQNTPSKIIVSPVEHKAVLDTVQALTKKGLVEIVWLKVNSQAQLDLEHLEKVCSDGASLLCIMAVNNEVGTIYPIEKIGLIAKKYNIPFLCDASQAVGKISINCSDWGITYLAISGHKLYAPKGIGALVIKKGYHLQPIIYGGGHQQGIRSGTLNVPGIAGLGEACELRKLEMEADESAIPSVSFA